AAGAAACACTTAAATGTTTTACGTAAACTTAAATATCGATTATctcgaaataatttagaaaaactatGCTTAGTTTTTATTCAACCCATTTTTAAATATGCCACGGAAGTGTGGGACAATTGTGGAATAGGCTACTcacataaattagaaaatttgcaattacaggccgcaagaatagtaacaggtctaccaatatttacaaaaactgaaaatttatattctgaggttggctgggaatctctttttgaaagtAGAAGGCGAAGAAAATTACagatgttttataacatgaaccaaaagcatgcaccagaatatctatgtaatcttgtacctccttgtgtacaaagtacaaccaactacccgttgcgaaatggtcatgatattattgttccattttgtagactttccctaactactgaatcgtttattccctctactatacgtgaatggaataaacttgatccaaaaattcgcagtgtcgactctatttctaaatttaagaaagaattaaaaaacgatagtctattatgtaaaattcaaacgttttatttgtacggcctaagaaaatttaatattatcTTAACACAATTGCGATGTTccgcttcattcttaaacaatgacCTATTTAGAGCTAATATTATAGATGATCCTTCTTACCATTGTGAGGATATCTACCATTACTTCTTCGTTTGCCAAAATACACATggtgtagaaaaaccttattccataaccttaactggctatctgaaaactttgttttagattcaaaactattaatttgcggacacttggaactttcgaacgaacaaaatattcaaattttcaaacatgttcaaaatttcataaaaaggtcaaacagatttcctatgccttgatagagcgttattATTACTGACACTGAACGTCATCGTTGTCATCAATGCACAAGTCATTCTCACTgaattatacgacttttcaaactttctttttctctttttactttctctcctctttgttcacctatgaaagctagtattatattgtataaactgtttgttttatatgcatgtccattatattatactattattgtaattttatattgtattatggagaagacttcataagtatgatttacttgtgtctaatccattttgctttaattcagcaaataaaatatgtttaaactaaactaaacacGGCCTCGTATCTACAAAATGGAGATAAGTTGGGATCGACTAATATTCTAAGAGTAATATCAAGTCAATGTCAGGTAATCCCTTCCTATCGGACATGCAGAATTTGCAAGAATCTTATATACATTGAATGACTATCATACATGAATTCAGTGGGAATAAAACAACATACAAACCGTCGAAAATGCGTATAAGAGATTTCACTCCATGATAGTATTCATGTCATTTATTTTTAGACAAGCCTCTCATGCTTGTTTTTCGATTGAAATTCGTAACTTAAATCAGACTGTTAGGttttattgtacatgtactattTCAAGTTTTATTATCCAGGGTCTTTTATAGTTTATTATGTATTACGGTAAGTgtttttgctcattattaaaggTCGTAATGTGACTTGTAGATTTATCCTTGCATCTTTTAGTGGATAGTTCGCCATGATACATCTCATTGTATCTCTAAACACAAATAAATCAAACATACCAATATTTATCGAATTAGAATATGATACTTACCCTATAAATTCGAATTCCGAAGTGCTTTGAAAAACGAAcgattttctacctcagaaatattttttacttGCTGTATTTGGTAGAACCTTTCGGACATTTAggctcctcaatgctctttaacttcattctgttttttatgttttaactttttttaagcTTAACTGAGAAGTTTATTGTAGATAAAACAACCTGTCAAAATAATGAGCCTGGTGTCTTtgataagttgtttttttttcactggTGAGTTAATTGTAGATTACCTTTATAAGGAATACTCAAACCCATCGTCATAAGGAACGCCCAAACCTACTGTCATCAGGAACGCTTGGATGCATATACATACTTAAATACTTCAGTATCTATACGATATTAATCGTATTAACATGTTAGTAGGATTTTATTAATTAAGTTACATTCTGTATACTGTTTTGAAATACAACTACCTTAAGAAACTGTTATCaaaatggatttaaaaaaataaattaaattaaataagttCTCCGCAAGAGGATTATGGCTCACTTGAATACTTATAAAACAAGTCTTCATCTGAATGAAACAGCCTCTTCTTGCTAATGTCTAGTTTTAGTGAGGTTTTGAATACTAGTACCATTGAATGATAATTTTATGCATGcgtagttatgcacaaaaattaCTTATTGACTAACTGTTCTGATGAATACCACCACTAACCAATATGGTCCTAAGTTAAAGCAAAAGTAGTGTAGCTATTCTTCACTTTTTATGACTTGCTGCAAAATAGGCATCTAAAATGTCAGCATACACATTATTCATGTCTATTTCCTGTGATAAATCCGATTTTTCTATGAACGTTTTCATGAAATTAGTAGAGTTTCCAAACATTACGGTAACACCAACTGGTTTGTATTCGGAGTAGATCTGTATTAAAGCTTTCATACCATTCATGTCAATATAGTTCATAGACGAACAGTCGATAATAATATTCGTAAGTGGCACAACGGGTTTTTCGTTTTCCTGATTTGTTTTTGACAGCGAAATTCTTTCATCACTGCTACCGCTATTTTCGCTCTGATCCGCATTAATTTCAACGTTTAAATCCGGTTGTTTTCGATAGGCTTTAGGGTTAAATGTTGCTTTGTACAATTCTTTTACAAATTTATCAGCTGTGGCAAAGTAAAGAGATGATTCCATTCGGAATATTGCAATTTTCGGGTTACACAATGGAACGTCGTGAGTCTTTTGATCCAGAAAGCGACCCTCCTGTTTAACTTTTCTAATGGTATACGAAGATGACTTTTGACTTTGCACTACAACTGTTAAAAGACAAAGTAGCACTCCTACATACAAAGCGTAAGGAAAATCAATAAAGACACCACTTATAACTGTACCCACAAAGATAACAAAATCATAACGGTTTACTCGCCACAGCATCGGTAGGTCCTTGAACTGGTATAAGAGTTTTTTAATAGCTGCTATGATTATACTTGCAAGAACAGCTTTAGGTAATGATTCAACATATTCTCCAATGAAAAGTATTACAAGCAATACAAAAACAGCTGAAACCATCCCACTTAATGTTGTCTTTGCTCCCATTGTACTCAAAACAATTGTACGAGGTGGAGCAACGCAAGCTGGGAAGCAGGAGAAAAACGAACTACCTAGATTTGAAATGCCATATGCGACGAGTTCTTGATTATCGTCAACTGAATATCCGTGTTTCACCTCACAAAGTCGGGCCATCGAAATCGTTAGCACAAACACGATTATACCAATAACAGCACTTTTTCCTATTATATCTACAGATACTCGGGGTAGCTTCGGAGTTGGCAGTCCAGCAGGTATTTTTCCTATTACACCTATACCGAAGTTGTCAAGTAATTGTGTATAGGAAGAAATAAATGTTGATACGACAACCAAAATTAAATCAATTGgtattggcattttcattttgtttttgtatctcTCATTTATGACATCTTTCACCAATACGAGTATAATTAGGCATATTATAGAGACTAGGAATGTAGCAACATGAATGTGTGGAAACGCTTTGAATATttcaatacatacatatataagtTTTCCTGGTTTGTTAACAGGTTGCACTGTTATGCCAAGAGCATTAGGGATTTGGCTGGAAATGATATGAATAGCACCGGTTGTGGTAAAAGCTGCTATGAAAGAAGATGACAAATAAGAAGTAATAAAACCCATTCGGCACAAACCCATGATGAACAGCAACAATCCAACAATAAATGACGAACCTGCTGCTACCGACGCCTTGTACTCTAAACCTGAATTTTCGATGTCCGGTGAAATTGTTGTACAATGAGCATCCGTGGAACCGTTTAAGGCTGACTTAATACCTGTCAAACCATATTGTTCTAACTGCAATTCTACCATTTCTGCTGTCAAAATAGCAATCACAGCATTTGTTCCGAGCGATACGTGGTGAGACGTTCCGAAAAGAACATACAGAAGCACAGGGAAAAAAGACGTATACAATCCATACGCCGGCGATAATGATGCTAATATGCCCAATGCAAGTCCCTGTGGTACATGAAGGCAAGCTACTGATAAGCCACTTATGATATCATCAAAGATGTACACCCGGAATTTATACGTTCTTAAGACATTTATGAATGGAAATAGTGCTagtaaatatgaatttaaattgGAAAATGTGCATTTCTCTTTTATATTCTCCGACAATGACTTAGACGAGTGCGGTGGTCTGCCATAATATTCATATAATTCGGACTGTGTTTTCAGAGATCTGGTAAGCAGTAAAACGTCAGAGGACATCTCTTACCGACGCCGGTAATAGAATTTTGGTTGAAATTATTAcctaaaaatatagaaataacaaaataaactttttaatcatagcgaaaaaataaaaaggatatatcgATCTTACGTCAAGCTCTAATTCTTTCAGAGGCTATAAATTGAAGttgtaaataatttaaacagTCTATCAAAGATCTTCAGCTTACATGAACTttctaatttgacaaaatgaaatTATCTTTTCACCATCAAGAAACTTTACTAATTGGTTCAATTTATGTTCTGTTATCATCCAAAAACAAACATTGCACTGGTTTCACACTCGCACACAAACACACATAATTGTTGCGCTGTTTATCTCATTTGTACATCAACATACTATTTAGCTAGAATTTGACTTAAAACTGTTATTACaattattaacaaaaaatgtGTTTCATTATTCTTACTTTATCCATGATCAAGTGAGTGGGTATGCATTGCAAGCTCCGTTTAAATAGATGTAACATTTGTAAGTGAACTTTCTAGTTTATATAGCTTATTTAATTGTGATATGTCTACATATCTGTGCTGTTTTTGGTAATAAATTGTGAAAAACAGGGAGGGCGacataaaaatattgattacTTAAGGAAATTAAAGTACTTACTTTTTTGCGTGTGGTTACATCTTAGTTTTCATTAGCtgtgtatacatggtatatgctgcaaaataaaaatagttacgTTTTATTATATAGTTGCGAGGCCAATAGCATGACAATTTTATCAATAGATTACACTTCCTATAGATATAAtcaaaattgagttttttttaatatattcacAATCTTTAGGTGAAATgcattaaacagatttttttggTATAAACTTAAAGATAAAAAAGCAAATAATACAAATGACAAAATATGGGAATAAATGCATAAAATGAAAGATCACTGTAACAGTTTTGTAATGATGGGATGTATAGGTTAATAAATATGATGAAACACATATAAGCACCACTACTTAAAGGACAGTGACAAAACTACATTGGATATGAAAATAACAATATtgtcaaaaagaaaagaaaatttatttaaaaatatactgaaaaacTTTTCTATTCGATAATTGTACTAACTAAGTTCAAAGGGTGTTCCCAAGGGTatataaaaaatactgaaaagTCTAATAACAAGAGATAATCAGTTACTAGTATCTTATTAAAAATATGTGTGAAAAACGAATAAAATGCTCCGCTGTGAAAATCAACATTAAAGTCACggatatacaatgtatgtgtttTTATATGTAATTCATTTCAAGTATTACGGAATTCCAAGAATATTctttagggaaaacggtactatttattctgccataggcgacaatactaacaattCCTAAATTttccactttttataataaaaacctggataaaacagttatgtgttgtgttagtactttattattctattttaaaaattgaagtcaaatagtatcatgaccaatttccaaccgagtttgtttatgttatccatgcccaccgccattttacaccaaatttatgaaattttggaagccttttcgaataattctctagaaaatatttcaataggttttaaattttatattgtaaatatacacactgcagttattcatagataattataaaaatctattgtacccttacatccaatcacatcgctcctaatttgacttccttcacctgccttggttacacaaaaggccaacctaatgctaggaaaatgtaatagtaccgttttccctttatAGATTATCATTTAGCTTCAGTAATATGACTCTCAACTGAAGaggtttaaacaaaatttaaaaaaaaattaaagctcATATATTGCATTGCGCtacctttaaataaaataaatacagtaAAGACAGATACAAAATATAGACGACTTCCAACTTTGTTATTGGAAAACAGTGACGCAAACAGTTTTCTAATTGCTATCTTTTCATTTCTCAGTAGAATAAACATATATCCTCTGACGTATACATCTCAATATATTATACGGACtttgtaaacatgtttttttacgCAATATCTGCCCAGACTGGAATATGAGGAAGACCAATGGAATTTTATAATGTAAAAGATTTAtcgtcacaaaaaatggaaacgGTTGACTATGTTTCGACTCATGAAAATTACGTTTCAGCGATTAATATGTCAAAATAACAGGATATTTACCCGATCTGTAAATTTTCCGATAATTTACTTTTCCTgtggtaacatttttacctatgcTTGCCTACTGTAATGCATAGTTATATAAAGACAGCTTTAAATTTGCATAACTAAATGGAATTTGACTTCCAAACTCGCATTTGATTTGGCTTTTGAACTGTTTTAAATTAAGCATATGTCGAATAGCTCTTCAAATGTTTTGTTTCTTAGCCATCCGTGCTTTTCAAATATTcgtctttaaatttaaattataaatttaaaatttaaattttggtacttcaatgctcttcagctttgtacttgtttagacttataactattttgatctgagcgtcactgatgagtcttatgtctTAGTCtgttgctatgtgtgttacatttgaatgttgtgtcgttgttctcctcttatatttaatgcgtttccctcagttttagtttgtttccccaattttgttttttgtccatagtttacgatttttgaacagcggtatactactgttgcctttatttatgtagacgaaacgcgcgtctgacgtattaaaatataatacgggtagctttgataactataaagCGTTCATGATGAAGCTAAATCAAGAAAAGTCTCATGACGCAtgcatttatttctttttcatttttcttatatCACTAAGTCGATACCGTTGATTGTGGATTATAAGTCCCAGAGAGTACCATCAACTCAGTAGTCACTACCAATGAGACgtaatttataacaaacctttctacaattgtctgtttataaatttagaGTCTGAGATTATAGATAGGCTAAAAGATTGTATGTAGACGActcctttttttttgtcatattgctcttcaaatattttggttcTTATATATTTGTGGCTTTCAAATAATCGGTGACCGTCCCTGGTAAAGGGTACTCCGGAAAGGCGGTCAAAACGCATAGAATgtataactgtttttattttgatgaaacaaacgtctggtgtactaaattataagcttggtatcTTTCATAATAGCTTTACTGATCCAAATAGCTGATGGCCGTAATGGCATTCAAGGGTAATGTTTCTTCAGACATTTCTACCAACGTGACTCATGATTTTAACTGATAACAGAACGTATTTTGTAAAACTACGCGGAtattatcgagtgcaaaataaaatttcgTATCGCGGGTTATATATACGAATTTCTTcaataaatattaatgaaaataataattgaaaaatcaaatcCTACCTCTTGTTTCATTCATCAAAATATCATGAACTCGTACAGTGTACAGTTTTAACTACAAAATTgtgtaaaacaatataaaagaacatcattttattgaagaaaaaaaaacataattcaaatTTGACTTGGCCTTTTAGtataatatttgaagaaaaaactaaACACAAACCATAACTATAACTGTTAATCCACAAGCAAGAGTAATGCTATAATTTCTCTAAGACTTTTTCACTTCAGATCTAGAGTTGCCATCCATGTTTTCATAAACAATAGTTATTGTTACGTAATTAAAATTGCGTATGCGAATAGAATGCACAAGGACAAATTTTAACAGGTAAACAATTAAAGTAGTAGCAATAATTACGTCATCAAATCGAGTTGcgtaatatttaataacaatgaccagtccataTCAAATAAAGTGTTAGGGGTTAATTGGGAAGGGGCGACGATagtttttttaatacaatatcttGTTTGTACTATAAAATATTCACCAACCACACTTGTTGTAAAATATTCAGAAACCTGTATTTATGTATTGGCATCTCTCATAAGGGCATTTAAAGCAAAAGGAAATTTGGGattcaaaatcaacaaaatattggACTTTATACAGAATATTTACCTTCCTAAAGCATTgatttattaacatataatacaggGATACATGAAAATATTGCAGAACATTTCCTTCTGATTTATTCAGAGGTATTACCATGAAATGCGTTTGAGTGAACCATGGTAGAGCAAACATTGAATCACCTCTCAAAATCCTTTCACACACTATAtgaatttttgtattttcaaGCAGAAGCAATATTTAGAAAGTTATGTTTGTGCCGAGTTAATCAATAATTGAATTAATACCTTTGAGGCAATCATTTATCTAAATATCTAACTGTAGATTCTCGTCTTTAAATTGTGAAAATTATTCTAACATCATACATGTCTAATTAAACATCATAGATGCATATACTTTATGTATTTAGAAACCCTACTAGAATTAATCTTCCGCAAGCAAGTGAGTTTGATTGTACTGAAAACTCTGAAAAAAGTGTGAGTAAATTCACATGAGCGTACTGATTTTGGATATTAAAGTACTTGCTTTTTCACGTGTGGTTACATCATAGTAACAATGCATTGCACCAGGTTTGTATACACAAgcttgataacaaaataattacgTTTTATAATTCAGAATTGCGCAGCATTGTTTACGCTTCTGTCATTCATAATCAAAATGGGAGATGCCTGTTTCGTCTAAAAATATGCTGCATTTGGGCCAATGGCAATTCGACATTTAGATTAAATGTTAAAGGCGACATTAAGCCTAATCATTTCATGTATAAAAGTTAAGTTGCATGTTCAGTATCTATACTAGtcacaaaagaaacgatacacaagtatgaaatataataaataagaaagaatTAAACTATCCAATACAAAAGATTTGCACAGcaaattcaaatgaataaaataatctGACCAAATTTACAAGTTGAAAAATACCGAGTTATTGCACACAGGCGTCAAATTTATTTTGCggaaaatgatgacaaaagtcGGCACTTAATTCCAAAGATGAGAATCAAGTTTTCAAATATCTGCAAAAGCAATCAAAATTTTAGGCAGACCATGTTTAATTTCAAAGTTCAAAGTTCTAAtatcaattttagaattttcGGGTGACTATACAACTTTTGAATTTTCGGgtgaaaatacaaattttgaaatattacaaaatattgtttttgcttttttgccTTAAATCAATAGTTTAGGTTATATAAAAACACTTTGTAAACACAAGAACTATTAAGCATTATTGACTTTGGTACAGTGTATCCTTATATATGCAAAATACATTGCAGTgtgtcgggttttttttttttttgttgttgactagtatatattttaattatataataatattctatgtgcaataaatgacattttatttatattaccatTTATGGTTTTAATGttacacttcggtgttgacatgaccatctattatatggtaatttttataatcTACTGCTtgcaaaagtaaaaaatattcaaattactAAGTATTTTCgtatctcaggcatagataaccttagcagtatttggcacttattagaattttgggtcatcaatgctcttcaactttgtacttgtttgactttgaAGTTCTTTACTAATTTGATCTCagtgtcactggtgagtcttatgtcgacgaaacgcacgtatggtgtattaagttataagtctggtaccttgATAATTAtaagcatgtcgaaatgtccCATTGTAATGTTTATtcgtgtatttctctgtcctgaatgttcttgcatttatttgtactgtagtcctgtcatgtaatgttgtcattttagtgttatttttaatatttccatAAAAGAGCGAGGTTTGACTAGACGcaacaccaggttcaacccaccattttccttaattgtcctgtaccaagtctagaaaattgcagttgttatcttatagttcgtttctctgtgtgttgtattgttgttttagttttttgttggactttagtgtttctgttgtttcgttgttttcctcttatagttaatgtaaTTACCTCagtttgttttagtttgtaacacgaaTTTGTTTTCgctaaatcgattgatgactttcaaacagcggtatataGATCAATttataatagataccaggattaaattttgtatttacgccagacgcgcgtttcgtctacaaaagactcatcagtgacgctcgaatcaaaaaaaaaaggttaaaaagaccaaataaagtacgaagttgaagagcattgaagatcaaaatttcctaaaggttttgccaaatacagcctcggtaatctattcctgaagtagaaaagccttagtatttcaaaaattcaaaaattaaattgtGTTAACAGTTGATTGATGAATATGACCAtaccaatgataattcatgtcggcacaaaagtgctgaccactgggctggtgataccctaaggaattaaaactccattagcagtgacatcgacccaaatgttgtaaataaactcatcatagatactaggattaaattactactgttgcttttatttacaaTTCAGTTTTCCAGATAGTGTTTGCTTTCTGATCGCCACACGATTGTGACAGTTTAACTTTGAGCAAGACAAGTCGTTATAGCCCTAAATAccgttttatatttttacatgtacatacgtattggttaataaaatacatataatcGTGGGAACAAATAACATCagctataaaaataaaattgagaatggaaatgagaatGTGCCAGAGAgacgacaacccgaccaaagagtatggagtaagtatatttataaatatagctGAAAGAAAGTAGATTGACTAATATAGTCAAATGACCTTTGTaagtattgtatgttttttttaattttagtccaTTGTATACGTTTCGGAGTGTAGCGTGACGTCCactttcactgaactagtacatgtTTTTTAAGGGCAAGCTGCAGCCCGCCTCCGGGTTCGAGATGTTCTAGCTGTGATAAAGATCCATTGGTTGTCTTGTTCTGCTttttgttctttggtcgggttgttttctctttgacacattccctatttccattcttaattcaattttataattccaaaaatGTGCGCGGAAAATAGCTTAAAGTATATTCGTAAACAATTAATCTCAATAGGTTTTGCGGTAATGTGTTCCAAATGGTAGGAAggttaaaatactacaatattaTAACGTCTTTAATAGCAGAAGCCCAAAAGATAATCATTCAGTTACTACTATCTGCTTGAGATCAAATGATCCACTATTAAAATCAACACAAGTCAAAGATCTAGTTCATGGATAAGTTATACATTAGGCAAGTTGGTCTGATAGGGATTATAGCTTTTACTTAGGTTTGTTTTGGGTAATATAAGTCCCTCAAACTGTTCTTATATATTCTTTGCTTTCAAATAGTCGGCTTTGAGCGTTTGTGGTGAATGTTAATCCAGAAAAGGCTTCAGACTGCTGAAATTTAAAACGTgctgttttaatgtttttaatatcTGCATTTCTCATTGGAGAAATTGCTAAACaaatttctaataaaaataaaaatgtgtatacatatatataattgcGCTACATGAGTTAGAGTATAGATTAGTAAAGAAATATAGGAAATCACTCCTTTCAGTGCCATGGCGAAATCTTAGAAATATACGTTCAGTGCCAAGACTTGTTTTTCCATCCAGACGGTTGTGCATTATGACGTTACTGTACCCTAACGTCATAGTGTAGGCTTACTGCAAGAAAGCATTAGGTAGAAACCGCGggtaaaatgaaaatttactggaaaattgattttttttatatcaataagcataatttgtattgtattttatacatgttatatgcataaatacattatttcttcttatttaaaacTTGTGTATATGGATTTGTTTAGCCTAAGtagctgttgttgtttttttctaataaaagaCGCATACCTGATCATACATAGACTTGGTTTGTTTTAGAGTTTGACCATATTCCTAagacatattatatataaacctTTATAATGAATTGTATTGTCTTCCCGTATCAAAAAACATATGAATTGACCGACAGCTTTTCCATACATTGCTGAAGTGCaattactgatttttttaatCACAATTGAAAAGGCATTATAAACAACTGACAGAGAATGTAAATTATTATAATCCGATGATATACACCTACATGAAAGTTGATGTAGAAATTGGACAAATAATTAACAGCGAGGACTAGAGTTCCGTTATTTTACGATAACTTTTTAATGCCAATTATAGCGCTTCATCATGATTGTACGTAAATCTTGTAATAAAAGAAAATTGTATCTCCTTTACTTGTATGATACATACTAAAAGCACTAACTGTAAgtgcaatattgtttttttttatcaaaactaacAAGTTTAGTCTGAATTTTGCGGGAATTATGGTGTTGGAACGTCAACGTCATTGAAATCAATGACGTCATCATAAAAAAATCTTCAGCGAAAACATGGACGATTCAGATGAATCTTTTTCCGAATCTGACCAAAGTGACCTAGAAACTGAATATGATAGTGACGAAGGTGAAGAAGGCGAAGAAGGAGAAGAAGAAAATGATAGAAATGACGAGCAGGTGCTTCAACCCTGATTTCGGATATTTTCACCCGAA
Above is a window of Mytilus galloprovincialis chromosome 7, xbMytGall1.hap1.1, whole genome shotgun sequence DNA encoding:
- the LOC143082514 gene encoding prestin-like, which codes for MSSDVLLLTRSLKTQSELYEYYGRPPHSSKSLSENIKEKCTFSNLNSYLLALFPFINVLRTYKFRVYIFDDIISGLSVACLHVPQGLALGILASLSPAYGLYTSFFPVLLYVLFGTSHHVSLGTNAVIAILTAEMVELQLEQYGLTGIKSALNGSTDAHCTTISPDIENSGLEYKASVAAGSSFIVGLLLFIMGLCRMGFITSYLSSSFIAAFTTTGAIHIISSQIPNALGITVQPVNKPGKLIYVCIEIFKAFPHIHVATFLVSIICLIILVLVKDVINERYKNKMKMPIPIDLILVVVSTFISSYTQLLDNFGIGVIGKIPAGLPTPKLPRVSVDIIGKSAVIGIIVFVLTISMARLCEVKHGYSVDDNQELVAYGISNLGSSFFSCFPACVAPPRTIVLSTMGAKTTLSGMVSAVFVLLVILFIGEYVESLPKAVLASIIIAAIKKLLYQFKDLPMLWRVNRYDFVIFVGTVISGVFIDFPYALYVGVLLCLLTVVVQSQKSSSYTIRKVKQEGRFLDQKTHDVPLCNPKIAIFRMESSLYFATADKFVKELYKATFNPKAYRKQPDLNVEINADQSENSGSSDERISLSKTNQENEKPVVPLTNIIIDCSSMNYIDMNGMKALIQIYSEYKPVGVTVMFGNSTNFMKTFIEKSDLSQEIDMNNVYADILDAYFAASHKK